A genomic window from Sphingobacterium sp. BN32 includes:
- a CDS encoding protein-glutamate O-methyltransferase CheR: MAKLEDSHEISFSEIEDLIFLLKNISDFDLSGYTRSSLKRRIQRIMGLENMDIVDLKNALVNVPGFQTYFIEEVTVNVTEMFRDPGFYNKLSSDIIPYLSTFPRIKIWSAGCSTGEEVYSLAILLREHGLSDRSFIYGTDINSKVLDVAKKGIYPLKKFKEYTENFNAFDSKEHFASYYTARYDAAIINHDLRQNILFSTHNLATDQVFNEFHLITCRNVLIYFDLKLQERVMNLFYESLALFGFLCLGTKETLLRHEVMKNFKVVDKEFNIYQKIK, encoded by the coding sequence ATGGCTAAGCTAGAGGATTCTCACGAAATAAGCTTTTCAGAGATTGAAGATCTGATATTCTTACTGAAAAACATCTCAGATTTTGATCTATCGGGCTATACGCGTTCCTCCTTGAAGCGTAGAATCCAGCGGATTATGGGTTTGGAGAACATGGATATTGTCGATTTAAAGAATGCGTTGGTGAATGTGCCGGGCTTTCAAACCTATTTTATTGAAGAAGTGACGGTGAATGTGACGGAGATGTTTCGCGACCCGGGCTTCTACAATAAACTGAGCAGCGACATCATCCCCTATTTATCTACCTTTCCCAGAATTAAGATTTGGAGTGCTGGATGCTCGACGGGTGAGGAGGTCTATTCCCTGGCAATCTTGTTGCGCGAGCATGGGCTTAGCGATCGCTCGTTTATCTACGGGACCGACATCAATAGCAAGGTCCTTGACGTTGCGAAAAAAGGAATCTATCCATTGAAGAAATTCAAAGAATACACGGAGAACTTCAATGCGTTTGATTCGAAAGAGCATTTTGCTTCTTATTATACAGCTCGCTATGATGCGGCAATTATCAATCATGATCTTAGACAAAATATTTTGTTTTCGACACATAACCTAGCTACGGATCAGGTATTCAACGAGTTTCACCTAATTACCTGCCGTAATGTACTGATCTACTTTGACTTAAAGCTTCAAGAGCGCGTTATGAATTTGTTTTACGAATCGCTCGCCTTGTTTGGCTTTCTATGCTTGGGCACCAAAGAAACATTGTTGCGGCATGAGGTTATGAAGAATTTCAAAGTGGTAGATAAAGAGTTTAACATCTACCAGAAGATTAAATAG
- a CDS encoding HAD family hydrolase has translation MIFQKFTQIKAVVLDVDGVLTDGTLQVTESGEQLRTFYVKDGYAMQLAEKMGLMLWVISGGRSEGVRLRLQGLGVKEIHLGVSQKMDVLNELLSKYELTADQLMYVGDDMPDYEVMQVVGIAACPVDAIEDIKTISHYMSPFKGGRGVVRDILEKILKLQGKWGVQTHIKSV, from the coding sequence ATGATCTTTCAGAAGTTTACACAGATAAAGGCCGTTGTTTTAGATGTTGATGGTGTATTGACCGATGGCACCTTGCAAGTTACCGAGTCGGGCGAACAGTTACGGACCTTCTATGTGAAGGATGGATATGCCATGCAATTAGCGGAAAAAATGGGACTGATGCTATGGGTGATTTCCGGTGGAAGATCGGAGGGCGTACGATTGCGCCTTCAGGGACTCGGGGTGAAGGAAATACATTTAGGCGTCAGCCAAAAGATGGACGTCTTGAACGAGCTCCTTAGCAAATATGAATTAACAGCCGATCAGCTAATGTACGTTGGAGATGATATGCCAGACTACGAGGTGATGCAAGTTGTCGGAATTGCCGCATGCCCGGTTGATGCTATAGAGGATATTAAAACCATCTCGCATTATATGTCGCCATTTAAGGGTGGGCGAGGAGTGGTACGAGATATCTTAGAGAAGATATTGAAGCTGCAAGGAAAATGGGGCGTTCAAACACATATAAAGAGCGTCTAA
- a CDS encoding azurin gives MKKLILAPALALAIAVSSCGNNAEKKEEATSTESTPTTEAPASTTEETVPGIENVTSSQTWTVEGNDQMQYNINLIRVKAGEPVELTLKNVGSMPKESMGHNFVVLKPGVDIPTFGGEAAAAADSEYIPKSSLTSIVAHTKLLGPGESDKITFTLEKGVYPFLCSFPGHFGIMQGKIVAE, from the coding sequence ATGAAAAAATTAATTTTAGCTCCTGCACTAGCTCTAGCTATCGCGGTTTCTTCTTGCGGAAATAATGCAGAGAAGAAAGAGGAGGCTACTTCTACGGAATCTACTCCGACTACTGAGGCTCCAGCTTCAACAACAGAAGAAACAGTACCAGGAATTGAAAATGTAACCTCTTCACAAACTTGGACAGTTGAGGGAAATGATCAAATGCAGTACAACATTAACTTAATTCGCGTAAAAGCGGGTGAGCCTGTTGAATTGACGTTGAAAAACGTTGGATCGATGCCTAAAGAGTCTATGGGACACAACTTTGTCGTATTGAAACCAGGTGTTGATATCCCTACGTTTGGTGGAGAAGCTGCAGCAGCTGCTGACAGTGAGTACATCCCTAAATCATCACTTACTTCTATCGTAGCACACACGAAATTATTAGGTCCAGGTGAATCTGACAAAATCACTTTCACGTTGGAAAAGGGAGTTTATCCTTTCCTATGTAGTTTCCCTGGTCACTTCGGTATCATGCAAGGAAAAATCGTAGCTGAATAA
- the lpdA gene encoding dihydrolipoyl dehydrogenase has translation MQYDVIVIGSGPGGYVAAIRCAQLGLKTAVIEKYSTFGGTCLNVGCIPSKALLDSSEHYHNAAHNFDQHGISLSNLKIDMKKMIARKNDVIAQNTAGITFLFKKNKIDSFEGVGSFVDKNTIKITKNDGSTEEIKGKNIIIATGSKPTALPFLPVDKSRIITSTEALNLTEVPKHLIVIGGGVIGLELGSVYARLGAKVSVVEYAKSIIATMDGGLGKELQRVLKKNLGMEFFMSHKVTGAVAKGKKVTVTAEDSKGQEVVLEGDYCIVAVGRTAYTEGLGLENIGIKTEERGNKITVNEHMETSVEGVYAIGDVVRGAMLAHKAEDEGIYVAERIVGQKPHIDYNLIPGVVYTWPEVASVGQTEEQLKEAGKKYKSGSFSFKASGRAKASGDTDGFIKVLADADTDEILGVHMIGPRAADMIAEAVVAMEYRASAEDIGRICHAHPTFTEALKEAALAATANRAIHA, from the coding sequence ATGCAATACGACGTAATTGTAATCGGTAGTGGTCCAGGTGGATATGTTGCCGCTATCCGTTGTGCTCAACTTGGTTTGAAAACTGCTGTTATCGAAAAATATAGCACATTTGGTGGTACCTGTTTAAATGTAGGTTGTATTCCTTCAAAAGCCTTGTTAGACTCTTCGGAGCACTATCATAATGCGGCTCATAACTTTGACCAACATGGTATCTCTTTGAGCAACCTAAAAATTGATATGAAGAAAATGATTGCTCGTAAAAACGACGTCATTGCTCAAAATACTGCTGGTATTACTTTCTTATTCAAGAAAAACAAAATCGACAGCTTCGAAGGCGTTGGTTCATTTGTGGATAAGAACACGATCAAAATTACAAAGAATGACGGTTCTACGGAGGAAATCAAAGGTAAAAACATCATTATCGCTACAGGTTCTAAACCTACAGCATTACCTTTCTTGCCAGTTGACAAAAGTCGTATCATCACTTCAACAGAAGCATTGAATTTAACAGAAGTACCTAAGCACCTTATCGTTATCGGTGGTGGTGTAATCGGTTTGGAGTTAGGATCAGTTTATGCGCGTCTAGGTGCTAAGGTTTCCGTTGTAGAATATGCTAAATCAATCATCGCAACGATGGATGGCGGATTAGGTAAAGAATTACAACGCGTATTGAAGAAAAACTTAGGTATGGAGTTCTTCATGAGCCACAAAGTTACTGGTGCTGTTGCAAAAGGCAAGAAAGTAACGGTGACTGCTGAAGATTCCAAAGGCCAAGAGGTTGTTTTGGAAGGCGATTACTGCATCGTAGCTGTTGGTAGAACTGCTTACACTGAAGGCTTAGGCTTAGAAAATATCGGTATCAAAACGGAAGAGCGCGGAAATAAAATCACTGTTAATGAGCATATGGAAACTTCAGTAGAAGGTGTTTATGCAATTGGTGATGTTGTTCGCGGTGCGATGTTAGCTCACAAAGCGGAAGACGAAGGTATCTATGTTGCAGAGCGCATCGTTGGTCAAAAACCTCATATCGATTACAACTTAATTCCTGGTGTCGTTTATACATGGCCAGAAGTTGCATCTGTTGGTCAGACTGAAGAGCAATTAAAAGAAGCGGGTAAGAAATATAAATCAGGAAGCTTCTCATTCAAAGCATCAGGACGTGCGAAAGCATCTGGTGACACAGATGGATTTATCAAGGTATTAGCAGATGCCGATACAGATGAAATCTTAGGTGTACATATGATTGGCCCTCGCGCAGCAGACATGATCGCTGAAGCGGTAGTAGCTATGGAATACCGTGCTTCTGCAGAAGATATCGGTAGAATCTGTCATGCTCACCCAACATTTACAGAGGCATTAAAAGAAG
- the floA gene encoding flotillin-like protein FloA (flotillin-like protein involved in membrane lipid rafts): MDPAIQLVLIIIGAVIAIFFLLYLLPVNLWFTAQLSNVKISLLNLVLMRLRKVSPALVTNAMITSTKAGLKISSNEIETHYLAGGNVNKVIKALISADKANIPLDFKLATAIDLAGRDVFDAVQLSVNPQVINTPPVAAVAKDGIQLIAKARVTVRANINQLVGGAGEETILARVGEGIVTTIGSSSNHKEVLENPDRISKTVLSKGLDSGTAFEILSIDIADIDIGENVGAKLQTDQAEADLKVANARAEERRAMAVATEQEMRAKAQEAKAKVIEAESQVPMALAEAFRNGNLGIMDYYKMQNIQADTDMRTSIAKPNGPEKK; this comes from the coding sequence ATGGATCCAGCAATTCAACTTGTACTCATCATTATCGGAGCGGTAATCGCCATATTCTTCCTTCTTTATTTGCTTCCTGTCAACCTATGGTTTACAGCGCAATTATCCAATGTAAAGATCAGCTTACTGAATCTTGTATTGATGCGCTTAAGGAAAGTGTCACCAGCATTGGTTACCAATGCCATGATTACTTCGACAAAAGCAGGTTTAAAGATTAGCTCCAATGAAATTGAAACCCACTACTTAGCCGGTGGAAATGTAAATAAAGTTATCAAAGCACTCATCTCCGCAGACAAAGCGAATATCCCGCTAGACTTTAAATTAGCGACGGCGATTGACTTAGCTGGTCGTGATGTGTTCGATGCGGTTCAGCTTTCTGTAAACCCGCAGGTTATCAATACGCCTCCAGTAGCCGCAGTAGCCAAGGATGGTATTCAGTTGATCGCAAAAGCGCGTGTTACGGTTCGTGCAAACATCAATCAATTAGTAGGTGGTGCAGGTGAAGAAACAATTCTTGCTCGTGTGGGTGAAGGTATCGTAACGACTATTGGTTCTTCAAGCAATCACAAAGAAGTATTAGAGAACCCAGATAGAATCTCGAAAACAGTACTTTCTAAAGGGCTGGACTCGGGAACAGCGTTCGAAATCCTTTCTATTGATATCGCAGATATCGATATCGGTGAAAACGTAGGAGCAAAACTACAAACCGACCAAGCGGAGGCTGACTTGAAAGTCGCCAATGCAAGGGCAGAAGAGCGCCGTGCGATGGCAGTAGCAACAGAACAAGAGATGCGCGCCAAAGCCCAAGAGGCGAAAGCAAAGGTAATCGAAGCAGAATCGCAAGTACCGATGGCCTTAGCAGAAGCATTTAGAAATGGTAATCTAGGGATCATGGATTATTATAAAATGCAAAACATCCAGGCGGATACCGATATGAGAACCTCAATCGCTAAACCAAACGGTCCAGAGAAAAAATAA
- a CDS encoding nucleoside triphosphate pyrophosphatase, translating to MVQDKLKDISIILGSKSPRRKELLASMDIAFEVEIKETDESYDPTLSAVEIVKYIAETKLSAFDRELYFDKLLICADTIVVDEQGDVLGKPADLEEAKAVIKRLAGKSHLVYTAVALAYQDQKVSFVEETTVWLNQLSNEEVDYYVERYKPLDKAGSYGIQEWIGRVGINKIIGSYENVIGLPTARLQQELAIVLA from the coding sequence ATGGTACAAGATAAATTAAAAGATATTTCGATCATCTTAGGGTCGAAATCGCCCAGAAGAAAAGAGTTGCTAGCTTCGATGGATATTGCTTTTGAGGTCGAGATCAAGGAAACGGACGAATCCTACGACCCAACACTTTCAGCTGTAGAAATCGTTAAGTATATCGCAGAAACTAAGCTAAGCGCATTTGATCGCGAGCTCTATTTTGATAAGCTTTTAATCTGCGCCGATACCATTGTCGTAGACGAGCAGGGCGATGTCCTCGGAAAACCTGCCGATTTGGAAGAAGCAAAAGCTGTAATTAAACGGCTAGCTGGTAAATCACACCTTGTTTATACGGCAGTAGCCTTAGCCTACCAAGATCAAAAAGTAAGCTTTGTCGAAGAAACAACCGTTTGGTTGAATCAACTCTCCAATGAAGAGGTCGACTATTACGTCGAGCGTTATAAACCGCTAGATAAGGCCGGTTCTTACGGCATCCAAGAATGGATTGGCAGAGTCGGGATCAATAAAATCATTGGCTCCTATGAAAATGTAATCGGACTCCCAACCGCACGGTTACAGCAAGAATTAGCGATAGTATTAGCTTAG
- a CDS encoding chemotaxis protein CheB: protein MDELAKNIIVIGGSAGAYEVIVDILDHLPTYFSSAIVVVLHRNSKYETKVESSLSRRLNRSVTSVKDKLPILADNIYFAPPGYHLMVEPDFRFSLDISDPVQFSRPSIDVFFESVADIYKTNSTAFLLSGANTDGAAGLKRLAELGATCYVQSPEEAKIDTMPTSGQKVSKNVITLTNAKIIDYFSKLT from the coding sequence ATGGATGAATTGGCAAAAAATATTATTGTGATTGGTGGGTCTGCGGGGGCTTACGAAGTCATCGTGGATATTCTAGACCACCTTCCAACATACTTTTCGTCGGCAATCGTGGTGGTTTTACATCGTAATTCAAAATACGAAACGAAAGTAGAATCTAGCTTATCGCGCCGCTTGAACAGGAGTGTCACATCCGTAAAAGATAAACTCCCGATCCTGGCCGACAATATCTATTTCGCGCCCCCGGGTTATCATTTAATGGTAGAGCCGGATTTTCGGTTTTCATTAGATATTTCGGATCCTGTTCAATTCTCCAGACCCTCTATTGATGTATTTTTTGAATCGGTCGCTGATATCTATAAAACAAATAGCACCGCGTTCTTGTTGTCTGGAGCAAATACCGACGGTGCCGCAGGTTTGAAACGACTGGCTGAGCTGGGCGCGACCTGTTATGTTCAGTCGCCAGAAGAGGCAAAAATCGATACGATGCCGACCAGCGGTCAAAAAGTTTCAAAAAATGTTATAACACTTACTAATGCTAAAATAATTGACTATTTTAGTAAATTAACTTGA
- a CDS encoding response regulator, which translates to MKTINILLLDDKEENIISLSALLEDVDHVNLISSTDPNDALKICWKEDISIALVDVQMPKINGFEFVSILKSNPKTSHIMAIMVTAISKEDKYLLQGLESGAVDYLYKPLNPEITVAKVRSFVQQILVQQELKEKNRELELSRQELLKTKEEAVQARKSKEIFLANMSHEIRTPINGIMGIMHMFKSSELTAEQRDWLKRLDNASQSLLLIINDILDLSKIDSGMLKIEFEDFSLLKMIEDIDRIFKIKATHKNLNFEIEVDEGVPQYIRYDSLRLQQIISNFISNSLKFTETGSITLTVNLLEQHADNFLLRFIVKDTGIGIKADSVEKIFMAFEQADDGITKKFGGTGLGLAIVKRLAKLLNGQVGAKSEYGQGSEFYFEGWFEASDHDEQKSETNAPSYNTFPKFSNMRVLVAEDNDLNSFMLAHMLRSWNCEVDIVRNGRLALENVEANHYDLILMDTHMPIMSGFEAIKEIKNHIIPEKHGIPIITISASVLEHEQAAAFQAGADGVIGKPFDPIELYQKIVSVTAKINS; encoded by the coding sequence ATGAAGACTATCAACATTTTGCTCCTTGATGATAAGGAAGAAAATATCATCAGTTTGAGTGCATTACTGGAAGATGTTGACCATGTTAATCTTATCTCCTCAACCGACCCCAATGATGCATTGAAAATCTGCTGGAAAGAGGATATCTCTATTGCACTAGTAGATGTCCAAATGCCAAAGATCAATGGATTTGAATTTGTTTCTATTCTGAAGTCCAACCCCAAGACGAGCCATATCATGGCTATTATGGTTACTGCGATTTCCAAGGAAGATAAATACCTATTGCAGGGCCTAGAAAGTGGCGCTGTTGATTACCTCTACAAACCGTTGAACCCGGAAATTACCGTGGCGAAGGTTCGTTCTTTTGTACAGCAGATTTTGGTACAACAAGAGCTGAAGGAGAAGAACCGTGAATTGGAACTATCTCGGCAAGAGCTATTAAAAACAAAAGAAGAAGCCGTACAAGCGAGGAAATCGAAAGAGATTTTTCTAGCAAACATGAGTCATGAGATCCGCACGCCTATCAACGGCATTATGGGAATCATGCATATGTTCAAAAGTTCGGAGCTTACGGCAGAGCAACGTGATTGGCTAAAGCGTTTGGATAATGCTTCGCAATCGCTGCTACTGATTATCAATGATATCCTGGATCTTTCAAAGATTGACTCGGGAATGTTGAAGATCGAATTTGAGGACTTTAGCTTACTGAAGATGATTGAGGATATCGATCGAATATTCAAAATAAAAGCGACCCATAAGAATCTAAATTTCGAGATTGAAGTGGACGAAGGGGTTCCTCAATATATTCGCTACGATTCCCTGCGCTTGCAGCAAATCATCAGCAATTTTATTTCAAACAGTTTAAAATTCACTGAAACGGGTTCTATTACACTCACGGTAAACCTGTTAGAGCAGCATGCAGATAACTTTTTGTTGCGCTTTATCGTCAAGGATACGGGGATTGGTATCAAGGCCGATTCTGTGGAAAAGATCTTTATGGCGTTTGAACAGGCTGATGATGGTATCACGAAGAAATTCGGCGGTACTGGGCTAGGTCTTGCGATTGTGAAACGTTTGGCGAAGCTGTTAAATGGTCAGGTTGGCGCGAAGAGCGAGTATGGGCAGGGTTCGGAGTTTTATTTTGAAGGCTGGTTTGAGGCATCGGATCACGACGAGCAGAAAAGTGAGACCAATGCACCTTCTTACAACACCTTTCCGAAGTTTAGCAACATGCGCGTTCTAGTAGCGGAGGACAACGATTTGAACTCCTTTATGCTTGCGCATATGCTACGTAGTTGGAACTGTGAGGTGGATATCGTTCGTAATGGCCGTTTGGCGTTGGAAAACGTAGAGGCAAATCATTATGACTTGATTCTTATGGATACCCATATGCCTATTATGAGCGGTTTTGAAGCAATTAAAGAAATCAAGAATCACATCATACCGGAAAAGCATGGTATTCCTATTATCACGATCTCGGCTTCGGTATTGGAGCATGAGCAGGCTGCCGCTTTCCAAGCCGGTGCTGATGGAGTGATTGGAAAACCTTTTGACCCGATTGAACTGTATCAAAAGATTGTTTCTGTCACAGCAAAGATTAATTCTTAA
- a CDS encoding response regulator, translating into MSLDMLKLRSARLQAMISIIVATLVIIFSYWYFTAKQKEYTGAMKEYMDLAQEKFYLLQQWEVEIQQISKFNSLEHHVDAYSRERARSNINATIAKLAARNILIDTVPHSIAKIQTVSDSILSRSAMKSSNSLNTISINLADEQEMITAASNMLTNEIIAIRSKKTEQKLQYLETTRTITLVLGIISLIVILFVIYQIMKLSAYLSKTSAAERKLNDEFQRTTDKLEELNWVLQNSAKVYNIVNGNLSEHQIANNALSIVRDVLGGHAAAIYIRKIDSYELSLKDSYGLDSKQLLNNILIGEGIVGSVAETKNPKVLDINDLNQVRLGTGIVSALPAKVIIFPIVFEEYCIGVLEVFGSFSNERQENILNFLTRAGRAIGSAIKSRQDQSLVEDLLAETQHQTEELEAQQEELRITNEELVYKTNLLEASEEELRVQQEELSQANKELNDKAAELEKRNVDLKHAQQVVEQKISEVEQASKYKSEFMANMSHELRTPLNSILILAKLLQDNKQKNLSEDQIKYSSVIYNAGSDLLQLINELLDLAKIESGKVDLNNEIIPVSGFAHNIESLFKEIAENKKIDFVVDISEAPAEFVTDEYRLEQVTKNFLSNAFKFTERDGQVSLKISLNQNNLYFAVTDSGIGISAEKQTLIFEAFRQEDGSTSRKYGGTGLGLSISKEIASLLGGRIVLESEPNKGSKFTLIIPYVAPSSLSSEEPVKAQDEEVPVREVEMPKAAIIPEPAEEKTASNAEPSGEKAILIIEDDINFSEILKSFAEGYGFTTLQAYDGETGIQLAKSKLPDAIILDVMLPIADGWEVLRTLKNAEETKHIPIHMMSAASFDKKEFLEDGAIGFMSKPVSEASIESAFENINLNLNKGVKKILLIEDQEFQSDLIKKAFAEQQINVIQAFTIESGLKKLEQESNFDCIILDIKLPDGSGLEMLDKIKADKKYEKLPVIINTAYDLSTEQTERIMRHTQSMVLKSSKSNTRLTDEVNLFLNKLTEPTYNPVRNLDKIANTEHYGASNLEGKCVLIADDDMRNVFALTSSLQEYNMQIEIANNGREAVEMVNDPANHIDIVLMDVMMPEMDGYEAIQLIRKEKKNSNLPIIAVTAKAMKGDREKSIDLGASDYVSKPIDIDKLVSLMQVWLS; encoded by the coding sequence ATGTCTTTAGACATGTTGAAACTTAGGTCTGCCCGACTACAAGCTATGATCAGCATCATCGTGGCAACTTTAGTCATTATTTTTTCTTATTGGTATTTTACTGCGAAGCAGAAGGAATATACCGGTGCGATGAAAGAATATATGGACTTGGCGCAGGAGAAATTCTATTTGCTTCAGCAATGGGAAGTTGAGATACAGCAGATTTCAAAATTCAACTCCCTCGAGCACCATGTCGATGCTTATTCCAGAGAACGTGCGCGCTCGAACATTAATGCAACCATCGCCAAGCTGGCTGCCAGAAACATATTAATTGATACTGTTCCGCACAGTATTGCGAAAATTCAAACCGTGAGCGATAGCATTCTGAGCCGCAGTGCGATGAAATCAAGCAATAGCTTAAACACGATTTCTATTAATCTGGCAGATGAACAAGAAATGATTACGGCGGCAAGCAATATGCTGACCAATGAAATCATCGCGATACGCTCCAAAAAGACAGAGCAGAAATTACAATACCTGGAAACGACACGTACCATTACCTTGGTGCTTGGGATTATTTCCCTGATTGTTATCCTATTTGTGATCTATCAGATCATGAAACTATCTGCTTACCTCAGCAAAACATCGGCGGCAGAGCGTAAGCTCAACGATGAATTTCAACGGACGACAGACAAATTGGAAGAGCTGAACTGGGTTCTACAGAATTCGGCAAAAGTATACAATATAGTCAATGGAAATCTCTCCGAACATCAGATTGCCAACAATGCTTTATCCATCGTGAGAGACGTATTGGGAGGACATGCTGCAGCGATATATATTCGAAAAATTGATTCTTACGAGCTCAGTTTAAAGGATTCATATGGCTTAGACTCTAAGCAACTCCTGAACAACATCTTGATTGGCGAAGGAATCGTGGGTAGCGTGGCGGAAACAAAAAACCCAAAGGTATTAGATATTAATGACCTCAATCAGGTTAGATTAGGTACGGGGATCGTTTCGGCACTTCCTGCGAAAGTAATCATTTTCCCCATCGTCTTTGAAGAGTACTGCATCGGTGTACTTGAAGTTTTCGGTTCCTTCAGCAATGAGCGTCAAGAAAATATTCTAAACTTCCTAACCCGTGCGGGGCGTGCGATTGGTTCGGCAATCAAATCTAGACAAGATCAAAGTCTCGTAGAAGACTTACTTGCCGAGACGCAGCACCAGACGGAAGAGCTGGAGGCGCAGCAAGAGGAACTACGTATAACAAATGAGGAATTAGTTTATAAGACCAACTTATTAGAGGCTTCGGAAGAGGAACTTCGCGTACAGCAGGAAGAGCTTTCGCAAGCAAATAAAGAGCTGAACGATAAAGCCGCAGAACTAGAAAAGCGTAATGTCGATTTGAAGCATGCCCAACAGGTTGTGGAGCAGAAAATTTCTGAAGTAGAACAAGCCAGCAAATATAAATCGGAGTTTATGGCCAACATGAGCCATGAATTAAGAACGCCGTTGAACAGTATACTGATATTGGCAAAGTTGCTTCAGGATAACAAGCAAAAGAACCTGTCGGAAGATCAGATAAAATATTCATCCGTTATTTACAATGCAGGGTCTGACCTGCTCCAACTAATCAATGAGTTGCTCGATTTAGCTAAAATCGAGTCGGGTAAAGTTGATTTGAACAATGAAATCATACCGGTTTCCGGATTTGCCCATAATATCGAGTCCTTGTTCAAAGAGATTGCGGAGAATAAGAAGATTGACTTTGTAGTGGATATATCGGAAGCACCTGCTGAATTTGTGACTGATGAATACCGCTTAGAACAGGTGACGAAGAATTTCCTTTCCAATGCTTTCAAGTTTACCGAAAGGGATGGACAGGTTAGTTTGAAGATCAGTTTGAATCAGAATAACTTATATTTCGCAGTTACCGACTCTGGTATTGGTATTTCGGCGGAGAAACAAACCTTGATTTTTGAAGCTTTCCGTCAGGAGGATGGATCGACGAGTCGCAAGTATGGTGGCACCGGCTTAGGATTATCAATTTCTAAAGAAATTGCCTCGCTTTTAGGTGGCCGTATCGTCCTAGAAAGCGAACCAAATAAAGGAAGTAAATTCACATTGATTATTCCTTATGTCGCCCCTTCTTCCCTATCTTCGGAGGAGCCCGTTAAAGCTCAAGATGAAGAAGTTCCTGTTCGTGAGGTGGAGATGCCAAAGGCAGCGATTATCCCAGAACCAGCGGAAGAAAAAACTGCGAGCAATGCGGAGCCTAGCGGCGAAAAGGCTATTTTGATTATTGAAGACGACATCAATTTCTCCGAGATATTAAAAAGCTTTGCAGAGGGATATGGTTTCACCACCCTTCAAGCGTATGATGGTGAAACAGGTATTCAACTGGCGAAGTCGAAACTTCCGGATGCTATTATCCTCGACGTCATGCTTCCTATTGCCGATGGTTGGGAAGTGTTGCGCACGTTAAAGAATGCTGAGGAAACCAAGCACATCCCTATACACATGATGTCTGCAGCGAGCTTTGATAAAAAAGAGTTTTTAGAAGATGGCGCTATCGGCTTTATGTCTAAACCAGTGAGCGAAGCGAGCATAGAATCTGCCTTTGAGAACATTAATTTAAACCTGAACAAAGGGGTTAAAAAAATCTTGTTGATCGAGGATCAGGAGTTCCAAAGCGATCTGATCAAGAAAGCCTTTGCGGAACAGCAGATCAATGTGATCCAAGCGTTTACCATCGAGTCGGGTCTGAAAAAATTAGAGCAGGAATCGAACTTCGATTGTATTATCCTGGATATCAAGCTGCCGGACGGAAGTGGTTTAGAGATGCTTGATAAGATTAAAGCAGACAAAAAATACGAGAAACTTCCGGTAATTATCAATACGGCATACGATCTTTCGACGGAACAGACGGAGCGTATCATGCGCCATACGCAATCGATGGTTTTAAAATCCAGCAAGTCGAATACCCGATTAACAGATGAAGTTAATTTATTCTTAAACAAACTGACAGAACCGACTTACAATCCGGTTAGGAATCTGGATAAGATCGCCAACACGGAACACTATGGTGCTAGTAATTTGGAGGGTAAATGTGTGTTGATTGCGGACGACGATATGCGGAATGTATTTGCGCTGACTTCTTCGCTTCAGGAATACAATATGCAAATTGAGATTGCCAATAACGGTCGCGAAGCTGTGGAGATGGTGAACGATCCGGCGAATCATATTGATATTGTACTCATGGACGTCATGATGCCGGAGATGGATGGTTATGAGGCGATCCAGTTGATACGAAAAGAGAAAAAGAATAGTAATCTACCGATTATAGCTGTTACTGCGAAGGCAATGAAGGGGGACAGAGAGAAGTCTATTGATTTGGGGGCTAGTGATTACGTGAGCAAACCAATCGATATCGACAAATTGGTATCATTAATGCAAGTATGGCTAAGCTAG